A genomic region of Pseudomonas frederiksbergensis contains the following coding sequences:
- the mksF gene encoding Mks condensin complex protein MksF: protein MSKERYGIRRFALLNTAGYSLGLFPLEEPLSVYGANNLGKSASINALQFPILARMSDMSFGKYSLEQSRRFYFASDTSYILVEVALPHGPHVIGVVGRGPGGGFGHQFFAYAGKLDLAHYQKNDTCLRQKELFTNLEREGLKAYELKPDELRRLLVGGHTSVPLDLTLIPLRSTSEQSLKTFRALFINLLHMREITAAKLKQLFLDAFEHSLRSGSVDYIAACEEAFRDVRRMEQDYNSLVTAGPLVEALSAGVTQRNILRGKLHRISPLLDSLLGTWSDYASARKEELTIQAEHYRNEQDALQNDQRGGTQELMRLEREITGIQRWLGELSVLKHRFALVDDVKVLEQQLLAAKDAHDELAGALAQSRQFSAEDLEERLRDLEKRLKSVKQQLDHADNNSYARLREEFSQQDVERLMRLFNSALFSLPLGEHGIALDEDGQWVKSMELILDGFKGERFEVPGLSIDLSHIEPPALQALADRAALRDQKERLDKELKQLKTQAAVAADRAASKTQTEALYQQVLDAQKALEDFRRSQTLSAEEGDKLEQLGQLEAAQDELKRSSDAFTERVQQLSAKLQLVGRQIGDMEAKQRTLDDALRRRQLLPADLPFGTPFMDPIDDSMDNLLPLLNDYQDSWQGLLRVDGQIEALYAQVRLKGVAKFDSEDDVERRLQLLINAYAHRTDEALTLGKARRAAVTDIARTLRNIRSDYDSLEHQLALFNREINKRQVSNLQSFRIVLAPNKEALKHIDQIIHSAGQYEEGETLSVFDLSQSADQDNKNEEAKEYLARLVAANHNQLGLKDLFELAFEITKVNGQPVIHTDIDGAASNGTTMTIKALTNMYLLLHLMDRDQAGRVRLPYYLDEAADIDEKNQAALLETSLQLGFVPILASVKPQVCASVAIDLEGGSGPQGIYIDEADWKYIRRHDEVKATVNVESTEPELDAV from the coding sequence ATGAGCAAGGAACGTTACGGCATTCGCCGCTTTGCCCTTTTGAACACCGCCGGTTACAGCCTCGGGCTGTTCCCGCTGGAAGAGCCGCTGTCGGTCTACGGCGCGAACAACCTCGGTAAATCCGCCTCGATCAACGCCTTGCAGTTCCCGATTCTGGCGCGCATGTCGGACATGAGTTTCGGCAAGTACAGCCTTGAACAGTCGCGGCGTTTCTATTTCGCCTCCGACACTAGCTACATCCTCGTCGAAGTCGCCCTGCCCCACGGCCCCCACGTGATTGGCGTGGTCGGACGTGGCCCGGGCGGTGGTTTTGGTCACCAGTTCTTCGCCTACGCCGGCAAACTGGACCTCGCCCATTACCAGAAAAACGATACCTGCCTGCGCCAGAAGGAGCTGTTCACCAACCTGGAGCGCGAAGGTCTTAAAGCCTACGAACTCAAGCCGGACGAGCTGCGTCGGTTGCTGGTGGGTGGCCACACATCGGTGCCGTTGGACCTGACACTGATCCCGCTGCGCTCCACCAGCGAGCAGAGCCTGAAGACCTTCCGCGCGTTGTTCATCAACCTGCTGCACATGCGCGAAATCACCGCGGCCAAGCTCAAGCAACTGTTCCTCGACGCTTTCGAACATAGCCTGCGTTCCGGCAGCGTCGATTACATCGCCGCGTGCGAAGAAGCTTTCCGCGACGTGCGCCGCATGGAGCAGGACTACAACTCGCTGGTCACCGCCGGTCCGTTGGTCGAAGCACTGTCCGCCGGGGTTACACAGCGCAACATCCTGCGCGGCAAATTGCACCGCATCTCGCCGTTGCTCGACTCGTTGCTTGGCACTTGGTCGGACTACGCCAGTGCGCGCAAGGAAGAACTGACGATTCAGGCCGAACACTACCGTAACGAGCAGGACGCGCTGCAAAACGACCAGCGCGGTGGTACTCAGGAATTGATGCGCCTGGAACGCGAAATCACCGGCATTCAGCGCTGGCTCGGCGAGCTGTCGGTGCTCAAGCATCGCTTCGCCCTGGTCGATGACGTCAAGGTGCTTGAGCAGCAACTGCTCGCCGCCAAGGACGCGCACGATGAACTGGCCGGTGCGCTGGCACAGTCCCGTCAATTCAGTGCCGAAGACCTCGAAGAGCGTCTGCGGGATCTGGAAAAACGCCTGAAGTCGGTCAAGCAGCAACTCGATCACGCCGACAACAACAGCTACGCCCGTTTGCGCGAAGAGTTCTCGCAACAGGACGTCGAACGCCTGATGCGTCTGTTCAACAGTGCGCTGTTCAGCTTGCCGCTGGGTGAACATGGCATTGCCCTGGACGAAGACGGCCAGTGGGTCAAATCCATGGAGCTGATCCTCGATGGCTTCAAAGGCGAGCGCTTCGAAGTGCCGGGCCTGTCCATCGACCTGTCGCACATCGAGCCACCGGCCCTGCAAGCCTTGGCTGACCGCGCAGCCTTACGCGATCAGAAAGAGCGTCTGGACAAAGAACTCAAGCAACTGAAAACCCAAGCGGCCGTCGCGGCAGATCGCGCGGCCAGCAAAACCCAGACCGAAGCGCTGTACCAGCAAGTGCTGGATGCGCAAAAAGCCCTGGAAGACTTCCGCCGCTCGCAAACCCTGAGCGCCGAGGAAGGCGACAAGCTGGAACAGCTTGGACAATTGGAGGCGGCGCAAGACGAGTTGAAGCGTTCCAGCGATGCCTTCACCGAACGCGTCCAGCAACTGTCGGCCAAGCTGCAACTGGTCGGCCGGCAGATCGGCGACATGGAAGCCAAGCAACGCACCCTAGACGACGCCCTGCGCCGCCGCCAGCTGTTGCCGGCAGACTTGCCGTTCGGCACGCCGTTCATGGACCCGATCGACGATTCCATGGACAACCTGCTGCCGCTGCTCAATGACTATCAGGACAGCTGGCAAGGCCTGCTGCGTGTCGACGGGCAGATCGAAGCGCTTTACGCCCAGGTTCGCCTCAAGGGCGTGGCCAAGTTCGACAGCGAAGACGATGTCGAGCGTCGCCTGCAATTGCTGATCAACGCTTACGCGCACCGCACCGACGAAGCCCTGACCCTCGGCAAGGCCCGCCGTGCGGCGGTCACCGACATCGCCCGGACCCTGCGCAATATTCGCAGTGACTACGACAGCCTTGAACATCAACTGGCGCTGTTCAACCGCGAGATCAACAAGCGTCAGGTCTCCAACCTGCAGAGTTTCCGCATCGTGCTGGCGCCGAACAAGGAAGCCCTCAAACATATCGACCAGATCATCCATAGCGCAGGTCAGTATGAAGAAGGCGAGACCCTGTCGGTGTTCGACCTGAGCCAAAGCGCTGATCAGGACAACAAGAACGAAGAAGCCAAGGAATACCTGGCGCGGTTGGTGGCAGCGAACCACAACCAGCTGGGCCTGAAGGACCTGTTCGAGCTGGCGTTCGAAATCACCAAGGTCAACGGACAGCCGGTGATTCACACCGACATCGATGGCGCGGCGTCCAACGGCACCACTATGACCATCAAGGCGCTGACCAACATGTACTTGTTGCTGCACTTGATGGATCGCGACCAGGCCGGGCGTGTGCGCTTGCCGTACTACCTCGACGAGGCGGCGGACATCGACGAGAAGAACCAGGCCGCCCTGCTGGAAACCAGCTTGCAGCTGGGCTTCGTGCCGATCCTCGCCAGTGTGAAGCCGCAGGTTTGCGCCAGTGTCGCCATCGACCTGGAAGGTGGCAGCGGGCCGCAGGGTATCTACATTGACGAGGCGGACTGGAAGTACATTCGTCGGCATGACGAGGTGAAGGCTACGGTCAACGTTGAGTCGACTGAACCGGAACTGGACGCGGTTTAA
- the mksE gene encoding Mks condensin complex protein MksE produces the protein MHLDLSELSQLAPIFRELFKGYHVSRRDPELYAQLSNFQDQYRTLFKALGFELVCDTRGFYYFVPDLAAAAVNKTAQRLALFTFILVEHLADQGRDPIAVLDGGSLGRDELPSLLEKYRDLFIQAEVQTQEELEEKIMRRMTQLGFAGEENGIYRFLPPMHRFLDVCLSVQQDRDLAASLHSVLPLPAPVLIDDDTDEKLLQTDDPLDLSAFKVESAEDSEEFALARAIAEEQELDA, from the coding sequence ATGCATCTTGATCTATCCGAACTTTCTCAGCTGGCGCCGATCTTTCGCGAGCTGTTCAAGGGCTACCACGTCAGCCGTCGCGATCCTGAACTGTACGCGCAGCTGTCGAACTTTCAGGACCAATACCGCACGCTGTTCAAGGCCCTGGGGTTTGAGCTGGTCTGCGACACACGGGGCTTCTACTACTTTGTCCCGGACCTCGCCGCAGCAGCAGTGAACAAGACTGCCCAGCGTCTGGCGTTGTTCACCTTTATCCTCGTCGAGCACCTGGCTGACCAGGGCCGCGATCCGATTGCCGTGCTTGATGGCGGCAGCCTCGGTCGCGATGAACTGCCGTCGTTGCTGGAGAAATACCGCGACCTGTTCATTCAGGCCGAAGTACAAACCCAGGAAGAGCTGGAAGAAAAAATCATGCGCCGCATGACTCAACTCGGTTTCGCTGGCGAAGAGAACGGCATCTACCGCTTCCTGCCGCCGATGCACCGCTTCCTCGACGTTTGCCTGTCGGTGCAGCAAGACCGTGACCTGGCCGCCAGTCTGCACAGCGTACTGCCATTGCCGGCGCCGGTGCTGATCGATGACGACACTGACGAAAAACTGCTGCAAACCGATGATCCGCTCGACCTTAGCGCATTCAAGGTGGAGAGCGCGGAAGACAGCGAAGAATTCGCGTTGGCCCGTGCCATTGCCGAAGAACAGGAGCTCGACGCATGA
- the mksB gene encoding Mks condensin complex protein MksB produces MIEPKRVLRALAEHWALLEPLCEHFDQGTLSLNELRSQLAAQQLDSTPQDITSLLDVWIRLDILVPVAKSPNRFELNAQIHDFLAYLRREHRLGLCLEIEAYLRHLERLAGYIQDAFDIRDGNDLARQLRLLDMRVRDVLKKLANDEQALVAVAERAKTSDRQIPLRQRYAEVLATWDEYVEPMIQLVNADGAFEQGVRKVENVLLRMLSEQQRLGHLVDDDMLLRTHARILEMQTSAQLTLRHARELLLPLREEARRHNAVTRGAALALSMIRRKGIDAVPQAAMPMFTRPQSTFLGSASQVEAYVYALARFEPKPARFPKAHKTQKGEAPRAPRTVREMLERCEDALPMPDLMTWLLEQEPDGATDELLYWFSRLSREKRFKRERLERRDYHTHEHQVSLRSFALLSARDDAPEHSASTPHAS; encoded by the coding sequence ATGATCGAACCCAAGCGCGTCTTGCGCGCCCTCGCCGAACACTGGGCACTTCTGGAGCCTTTGTGCGAGCACTTCGACCAAGGCACCCTGAGCCTCAACGAACTGCGCTCACAGCTGGCCGCCCAGCAACTGGACAGCACGCCACAGGACATCACCAGCCTGCTGGACGTGTGGATCCGCCTCGACATTCTGGTTCCCGTGGCCAAAAGCCCGAACCGTTTTGAACTGAACGCGCAGATTCACGACTTCCTCGCCTATCTGCGCCGTGAGCACCGCTTGGGCCTGTGCCTGGAAATCGAAGCCTACCTACGCCATCTGGAGCGGCTGGCCGGTTACATTCAGGACGCCTTCGACATCCGTGATGGCAATGATCTGGCGCGCCAACTGCGGTTGCTCGACATGCGCGTACGCGATGTCCTGAAGAAACTCGCCAACGACGAACAGGCCTTGGTGGCCGTCGCCGAACGGGCCAAGACCAGCGACCGACAGATTCCGTTGCGTCAACGTTATGCCGAAGTGTTGGCAACGTGGGATGAATACGTCGAGCCGATGATTCAGTTGGTCAACGCCGACGGCGCCTTCGAGCAAGGCGTGCGCAAGGTGGAAAACGTGCTGTTGCGCATGCTCAGCGAACAACAGCGCCTCGGCCATCTGGTCGACGACGACATGCTGCTACGCACCCACGCGCGCATCCTCGAAATGCAGACCAGCGCCCAGTTGACCTTGCGTCACGCCCGCGAGCTGTTGCTGCCGCTGCGTGAAGAAGCCCGCCGGCACAACGCCGTGACCCGTGGCGCGGCGCTTGCGCTGTCGATGATCCGCCGCAAGGGCATCGACGCGGTGCCACAAGCGGCCATGCCGATGTTCACCCGACCGCAAAGCACCTTCCTCGGCAGCGCCAGTCAGGTCGAAGCCTACGTTTATGCACTGGCGCGTTTCGAGCCAAAACCAGCGCGTTTCCCCAAGGCCCACAAAACGCAAAAAGGCGAAGCCCCACGGGCACCGCGCACCGTTCGGGAAATGCTCGAACGCTGCGAAGACGCACTGCCGATGCCGGACTTGATGACCTGGCTGCTGGAGCAGGAACCGGACGGCGCAACCGACGAGTTGCTGTACTGGTTCTCCCGCCTGTCACGGGAAAAACGCTTCAAACGCGAGCGCCTGGAACGCCGCGACTACCACACTCACGAGCACCAGGTCAGCCTGCGCTCCTTCGCCCTGCTCTCGGCCCGCGATGACGCGCCCGAGCATTCTGCGAGCACACCTCATGCATCTTGA
- a CDS encoding energy transducer TonB, which yields MLIESRRRAYLTAMQVVNWLPRTELPFAAPSRPELLEAPEPLIETPIASAQVAKAAVEPVARPVERVKVEVPRPTPSVARPASKPVEDAEDAPVAAKAPPVPPPRFALQLLRAGRCLLLVELPTGGAFQARDPGYLLLKDMLRAAGLPDSPQIVGEPVRWPLLVRGTMDQGPEAARDFVQGFLSARLEDAPCVCLWLIGLPAVRFAGEANAQSYNRELQVEGLGSAWALPGLELLMEEPQRKADVWQAMRRLMARWKESNE from the coding sequence TTGCTTATCGAGTCCCGTCGCCGCGCCTATTTGACCGCCATGCAGGTGGTCAACTGGCTGCCGCGCACCGAATTGCCCTTTGCCGCACCGTCGCGGCCCGAGCTGCTGGAAGCGCCAGAGCCGTTGATCGAGACGCCGATTGCGTCGGCTCAGGTCGCGAAAGCGGCCGTAGAGCCCGTGGCCAGACCGGTCGAGCGGGTCAAGGTCGAAGTGCCGCGGCCAACGCCTTCGGTTGCGCGCCCGGCGAGCAAACCGGTCGAGGACGCCGAAGACGCACCGGTCGCGGCCAAGGCACCGCCAGTGCCACCGCCGCGTTTTGCCCTGCAATTGCTGCGGGCCGGCCGTTGCCTGCTGCTGGTGGAGTTACCCACGGGTGGTGCGTTCCAGGCTCGCGATCCGGGCTACTTGCTGCTCAAGGACATGCTGCGCGCTGCGGGTCTGCCGGATAGCCCGCAAATTGTCGGCGAACCGGTCCGTTGGCCACTGCTGGTGCGCGGAACCATGGATCAGGGGCCGGAAGCCGCCCGCGATTTCGTTCAAGGCTTCCTTTCTGCTCGCCTGGAAGACGCGCCTTGTGTGTGCCTGTGGTTGATCGGTTTGCCGGCGGTGCGTTTTGCCGGTGAAGCGAATGCGCAATCCTACAACCGCGAGCTTCAGGTCGAAGGCCTGGGTTCGGCCTGGGCGCTGCCTGGCCTGGAATTATTAATGGAAGAGCCACAGCGTAAGGCTGATGTCTGGCAAGCCATGCGTCGGCTGATGGCGCGCTGGAAAGAATCGAATGAGTGA
- the rimI gene encoding ribosomal protein S18-alanine N-acetyltransferase, which translates to MSDAVSFRPMTEADLDAVLKIEYAAFSHPWTRGIFLDGLGKYQIWLMFEGQQQVGHGVVQIILDEAHLLNITVKPENQGRGLGLTLLEHLMSIAYKAQARECFLEVRDSNRAAFRLYERYGFNEIGRRRDYYPAVGGREDAVVMACTLVD; encoded by the coding sequence ATGAGTGACGCTGTATCGTTCCGCCCGATGACCGAAGCGGATTTGGACGCTGTACTGAAAATTGAATACGCGGCGTTCAGTCATCCCTGGACCCGTGGGATTTTTCTTGATGGTCTGGGCAAATATCAGATCTGGCTGATGTTCGAAGGTCAGCAACAGGTTGGCCACGGCGTGGTGCAAATCATCCTCGATGAGGCGCATTTGCTGAACATCACGGTCAAGCCGGAAAATCAGGGGCGCGGCTTGGGTTTGACGCTGCTTGAGCACTTGATGTCGATTGCTTACAAGGCGCAGGCCCGGGAATGCTTCCTGGAAGTGCGCGACAGCAATCGTGCAGCATTTCGCTTGTACGAGCGTTATGGCTTCAACGAAATCGGTCGCCGTCGCGATTACTACCCGGCGGTGGGTGGGCGTGAAGATGCGGTGGTGATGGCCTGCACGTTGGTCGACTGA
- a CDS encoding serine kinase/phosphatase produces the protein MTDSRRPYGAVQPEPIDDNEDRMGSMRELDFDEEEPGETIGGLIPEHERVQQMPRKHIREAGMPEDSTDDDESPDDMSPGNLIREDGARDAHEAGEGDQADWDLSIVDEDEIGGGNGLDEAELAERDPIDGNR, from the coding sequence ATGACTGATTCACGACGTCCGTACGGCGCGGTCCAACCCGAGCCTATCGACGACAACGAAGACCGCATGGGCTCGATGCGCGAACTGGATTTCGATGAAGAAGAACCCGGCGAGACCATCGGCGGCCTGATCCCCGAGCATGAACGTGTGCAACAGATGCCCAGGAAACACATTCGTGAAGCGGGCATGCCCGAGGACTCGACGGATGACGACGAGTCACCCGACGACATGAGCCCGGGAAACCTGATCCGTGAAGATGGCGCCCGTGACGCCCATGAGGCCGGAGAAGGCGATCAGGCTGATTGGGATTTGAGCATTGTCGATGAGGACGAAATCGGCGGCGGCAACGGGCTGGATGAGGCTGAACTGGCGGAGCGCGATCCGATTGATGGTAATCGGTAG
- the can gene encoding carbonate dehydratase → MNELQDLIDNNARWADAIKQEDPDFFAKLARQQTPEYLWIGCSDARVPANEIVGMLPGDLFVHRNVANVVLHTDLNCLSVIQYAVDVLKVKHILVTGHYGCGGVRASMQDRQLGLIDGWLRSIRDLYYEHREELGQLPTEEEQVDRLCELNVIQQVANVGHTSIVQNAWHRGQNLSIHGCIYGIKDGRWKSLNATISGFEQLPPQYRLRPVGAL, encoded by the coding sequence ATGAACGAATTACAAGATCTGATTGATAACAACGCGCGTTGGGCCGATGCGATCAAGCAGGAGGATCCTGACTTCTTCGCCAAACTGGCTCGCCAGCAAACCCCGGAATACCTGTGGATCGGTTGCTCCGACGCGCGTGTACCGGCCAACGAAATCGTCGGCATGTTGCCTGGCGACCTGTTTGTGCACCGTAACGTTGCCAACGTGGTGCTGCACACCGACCTCAACTGCCTGTCGGTGATTCAGTACGCGGTGGACGTGCTCAAGGTCAAACACATCCTGGTCACCGGCCACTATGGTTGCGGCGGCGTGCGCGCTTCGATGCAGGACCGTCAGTTGGGCCTGATCGACGGCTGGCTGCGCTCGATTCGCGATCTTTATTACGAGCACCGCGAAGAGCTTGGCCAATTGCCGACAGAAGAAGAGCAGGTTGACCGTCTCTGCGAGCTCAATGTGATCCAGCAAGTGGCCAACGTCGGCCATACCAGCATTGTGCAAAATGCCTGGCACCGCGGGCAGAACCTGTCGATCCACGGTTGCATCTACGGCATCAAGGACGGTCGCTGGAAAAGCCTGAATGCGACCATCAGCGGTTTCGAGCAACTGCCGCCGCAATACCGTTTGCGTCCGGTAGGTGCCTTGTAA
- a CDS encoding SET domain-containing protein has product MKPQAKDKARPLPRECIYPYDELSTLQGYPSRTDFTVFQTNDGRGAAITAQRDYLRISRICRVSGLLTHARHLHTVQLAPGIHVYDPFFSGLLLHACDPNVFLDMSEMWLWALQDIKPGSVLCMDYASTEDKLVPQFACQCGSPDCRGWITGYDDPPNAEGLKFLQHWHRHSPC; this is encoded by the coding sequence ATGAAACCTCAGGCCAAGGACAAGGCTCGTCCGCTGCCCCGCGAGTGCATTTACCCGTACGATGAGCTCAGCACTCTCCAGGGTTATCCTTCCAGGACGGACTTCACGGTTTTTCAGACTAACGACGGGCGCGGTGCGGCAATTACGGCACAGCGCGATTACCTGCGCATCAGCCGAATCTGCCGGGTGTCCGGGCTACTGACCCATGCGCGCCATCTGCATACCGTGCAACTGGCACCGGGGATCCACGTCTATGACCCGTTTTTTTCAGGGCTGCTGCTGCACGCCTGCGACCCGAATGTCTTTCTCGACATGAGTGAGATGTGGTTATGGGCATTGCAGGACATCAAACCGGGCAGCGTGCTGTGTATGGATTACGCCAGCACTGAAGACAAACTGGTGCCACAGTTCGCCTGTCAGTGCGGCTCACCCGACTGCCGTGGCTGGATCACCGGCTACGATGATCCGCCAAACGCCGAAGGCCTGAAGTTCCTGCAACATTGGCATCGACATAGCCCCTGCTGA
- a CDS encoding acid phosphatase — MNDDKTGNDAPPPSDDSPTDTSRRRFLGGVAVLGVGATLSACGNNGDTPGKPDERPLSPAELDKVLHDQVKTVVVIYAENRSFNNLFGDFPGLEKPLSALKPEDYQQRDRDGSLLETLPPAWGGVLQIGPQTLDGVTYPNETQFQEHLPNAPYALKGPNGEDLPFGLVTRDLWHVFYQNQMQINGGKNDRFVAWADSGGLTMGHYAQSRYSLRLWDVAREFVLCDNFFQGTFGGSFLNHQYLISAAVPFYPDAANSVAKAQIASLQSDDPLDTRLKPLEKSPASAMTGPPQFGPSALTPDGYAVNTMAPPHWPTWIRDPERPEYAKADLPSVLVPQSHEHIGDKLSKKNIDWAWYAGAWQATLEQFKDSGGIPKIPNFQYHHQPFNYFKQLGPENPAERSKHLRDGGLGDESSTNRFFADAEAGKLPAVSFYKPQGNLNMHAGYADVASGDRHIVRALKVLRECPQWKNMVVVVTVDENGGWWDHIAPPQGDRWGPGTRVPALVVSPFARKGTVDHTVYDTASILRLITRVFQLETLDGIKQRDTAMIARGQKPMGDLSNALHFPG, encoded by the coding sequence ATGAACGACGACAAAACCGGCAACGACGCACCACCTCCATCAGACGACAGCCCCACCGACACCAGCCGTCGGCGCTTTCTGGGGGGTGTTGCAGTCCTCGGTGTCGGCGCGACGCTGAGTGCGTGCGGTAACAATGGCGACACGCCAGGCAAGCCGGATGAGCGTCCGTTGTCGCCTGCCGAGCTGGACAAGGTATTGCACGATCAGGTGAAAACCGTGGTGGTGATCTACGCCGAGAACCGTAGTTTCAACAACCTGTTCGGCGATTTCCCAGGTCTCGAAAAACCCTTGTCGGCGCTCAAGCCTGAGGATTATCAGCAGCGCGACCGTGACGGCAGTCTGCTCGAAACCTTGCCGCCGGCCTGGGGTGGCGTGCTGCAGATCGGTCCGCAAACCCTCGATGGCGTGACCTATCCAAACGAAACCCAATTTCAGGAGCACTTGCCCAACGCCCCCTACGCCCTCAAGGGGCCGAATGGCGAAGACTTGCCGTTTGGCCTGGTGACGCGGGATTTATGGCATGTGTTCTATCAGAACCAGATGCAGATCAATGGCGGCAAGAATGACCGTTTTGTCGCCTGGGCCGACTCGGGCGGCTTGACCATGGGGCATTACGCCCAAAGCCGTTATTCCCTGCGCCTGTGGGACGTGGCCCGGGAGTTCGTGCTCTGCGATAACTTCTTCCAGGGTACGTTTGGTGGCTCGTTTCTCAACCATCAATACCTGATCAGTGCCGCCGTGCCGTTTTACCCGGATGCAGCCAATTCGGTGGCCAAGGCGCAAATCGCTTCGCTGCAAAGCGATGACCCGCTCGATACACGCCTCAAGCCGCTGGAAAAGTCCCCGGCCAGCGCCATGACCGGTCCACCGCAATTCGGCCCCAGCGCCCTGACCCCGGACGGTTATGCGGTCAACACCATGGCTCCGCCCCATTGGCCAACCTGGATCCGCGATCCGGAGCGCCCGGAATATGCCAAAGCCGATCTGCCCAGCGTGCTGGTGCCGCAAAGCCACGAACACATTGGCGACAAGCTGTCGAAGAAGAACATCGACTGGGCCTGGTACGCCGGTGCCTGGCAGGCAACGCTGGAGCAGTTCAAGGATTCGGGGGGCATTCCGAAGATCCCCAACTTCCAATATCACCATCAGCCGTTCAACTACTTCAAGCAACTGGGCCCGGAAAACCCCGCCGAACGCAGTAAACACCTGCGCGATGGCGGTTTGGGTGACGAGTCGAGCACCAATCGGTTTTTTGCCGATGCCGAAGCCGGAAAGTTGCCGGCGGTGAGCTTCTACAAACCCCAAGGCAACCTGAACATGCACGCCGGTTACGCCGACGTGGCATCCGGTGACCGGCATATTGTCCGCGCCCTGAAAGTGCTGCGCGAATGCCCACAATGGAAAAACATGGTGGTGGTGGTCACTGTCGACGAAAACGGCGGCTGGTGGGATCACATTGCACCACCGCAAGGTGATCGTTGGGGTCCTGGAACGCGGGTGCCGGCCCTGGTGGTTTCGCCGTTTGCCCGCAAAGGCACGGTGGATCACACGGTGTACGACACCGCGTCGATCCTGCGGCTGATCACGCGGGTGTTCCAGCTTGAGACGCTCGACGGGATCAAGCAGCGTGATACCGCAATGATTGCCCGAGGCCAGAAGCCGATGGGCGATTTGAGCAATGCGCTGCATTTCCCTGGCTGA